Within the Cetobacterium sp. 8H genome, the region ACTTTCTAGCTTATTTTACACAATTCTTACTTTTTTGTAACCATTCTTACAAAAAAGTGCGTACTTGTTAATAAAAATAAAATGAAATATAATCTCATTAAGAAAAAATGTAAAATTAATAGTAGGAGGTATCATGAAAAGTATTTTTGATAAAACAAAGGTTGGAACATTAGAAATGAAAAACAGAATAATAAGGGGGGCTCTTTGGGAAGATTTAGCAGATGAAAAAGGGCATTTAACTCCAGAACTTTCAGCTATTTATGAGGAATTAGCTCAAGGTGGAGCTGGGACTCTTATTACCGGTTATGCTTTTGTTACTAAAGATGAACAACCAAATCCTGGGATGATGGGAATTTATGATGATAGTTTTATTGAAGAATATAAAAAATTCACAGATAAAATTCATGAATATGGAGCTAATATAATAATGCAAATAGTTTATGGTGGTTTTATGACTACATTTAATGTTGGTGAGAGAACTATTTGGGGACCTTCTACTATACAAAATGAAAATACAGGAACTTGGGCTAAAGAGATTACAAAGGATGAAATAAAATATTTAGTTAAATCTTATGCTGATGCAGCATTAAGAATTCAAAAATCTGGATTTGATGGTGTTGAAATACATGGAGGACACGGTTATCTTCTTAGCCAATTTTTATCTCCATATTATAACAAAAGAGAAGATGAATATGGTGGTAGCATTGAAAATAGAGGACGAATCATATTTGAAATTTTTACTGCAATGAGACAAGCAGTAGGAAAAGACTTTCCTATTTGGATAAAGTTAAATTCAGCTGACTATGTAAAAGAGGGAGGACTTACAGAAGAGGATAGTATGTATGTAGCAAGAAAACTTTCAGAGTTAGGTATTGATGCTATAGAAGTTACTGGTGGAAATGAGTCTATAAAAGAGGTATCAGAAAATAATTTAGGTGCTGCTAGAACAAAGGTTATAGTTTCAAAATCTAATGAGTCATATTTTAAAGATTATGCTAAAAAATTAGCTGAAATGATTGACATTCCAGTTATTTTAATAGGTGGAAATAGACATATAGATGTGATGGAAGAGATTTTAAATAGTAGTAAAATTGAGTATTTTTCAATGTCTAGACCACTAACTTGTGAACCTAATTTAGTTAATATTTGGATGTCAGGAGATTTGAAAAAACCAAAATGTGTATCATGTAATAAGTGTTATTTTACACCAGGAAAAAGATGTATCTTCAATTTGAAAAAGTAGTTATCTGAAAAAGTAGATAAAAAAAGGAGGACGTATGAATTCGATTTTTTATAGAAGAAGTATTAGAAATTTTATAGATAAAGATGTTGAATGTGAAAAAATAGAAAGAATTTTAAGAGCGGCAATGCAAGCACCTTCAGCACATAACTTTAAACCTTGGGAATTTATCGTTATTGAAAGTGAAGAAAAGAAGACTGCAATTTCAAAACTGAGTCCCCATGCAACTCCTGCTGCAAAATCAAAAGTTTCGATAGTTGTTTTAGGAAATACAAAATTAATAGAAAAAGATGATATGTGGCTACAACAAGATTTAGGAGCAGCTATTCAAAATATGTTACTTCAAATTGTTGAAGAAGGTCTAGGAGGAGTTTGGCTTGGGTTTTATCCTGAAATGGAAAGAGTAGATAAAATGAAAAAATATTTTAATCTACCAGAATATATTATTCCTTTTGGAGTAGTATCTTTTGGATATTCGGACGAAGAAAATAAATTTATAGATAAATATGATGAAACAAAGGTAAATTTTGAAAATTATAGTAGAGAGAGTGAGTAAATCTTATTATCATTTATAATCAGAATACAGAAACTAATTTAAATGAAGTTTCAGAACCGACACATCTAATTACTTTAACTACCACTCTCACCTGGGATATTTCTTTGATTTCATATAACTATAAAAGCTGTGGATATTGACTTATCCACAGCTTTTATATAACCTTTTTACTACCCTTTTCTAACATACTTCTATTTAATCTTTTGAATTTTCCTTTATCATTTCATTTCTTAATGCATCATTATTTTTAAATTCATTATGTAGTTTTTCATAATATTTTTGAGAAGCTTCTTGTATTGAAACTCCATTTTTACATGAATATGCCTCTATATTTTTTTGATCTATAGCTTGTCTTTCTTGTAAATTTTTTTCATAATCAAATGGCTTTTCACTTTCAGCAAAAGCGATACTTCCAACAAACAAAGTTCCTAATAACATCATTGCATTAATTTTTTTCATTTTTTCCTCCTAATTATACGATAACTATAAATTAATAAACATAATTTAAAATATCTGTATTTCTTTTATGCTTTAATTTTAATCGATTTTAGAGCAAATAAATAGATAGCGTATTCATGCATGAATATTTCACCCTTTTTATTTACTTTTATTCTATTAAAAGGTATTATTAATTATATTTGTATAATTAATTTGAGGTGATTCTATGAAAAATAACGAAGGTTCTATACTACTAATATCCGCAATTAATAAAGAAATAAATTTTCTTTTCGACAACTTTCTCTCTGAATTAGAAATAACTAAAACTGAAAGTATGTACTTGAAATTAATTAGCAACAACCCAGGAATAACACAATATGAAATAGCCAAATCAAGAAAAATTGAGAAATCTTTAGTCACAAAATATATTACCAATTTAGAAGATAAAGGCTTAATCGAAAAAAAATTGCTTGATAAAAGAAAAAAAGGCTTATATCTAATTGAAGATGGTAAAAAAGCTATAAAATTTATTGATGATTTTCTCCCTGATCTGCAGGAAAAATTTAAAGATATTTTTACAGATGAAGAGTCACAATTTTTTAATACATTATTAAAAAAATTAAAGTTTCGCCTTGAAGAAGTCAACGAACGAAATTTATAAAAAATTAAGGAGAGACATTTGCCTCTCCTGTCTTATTAACTATATTTTTTTAAAGGTCCATGCTAAGACTCTACTTATTTTTTGTCCTTGACTCATCTCTAAAACTTGACATTTTGCACCTAATTTTTCAAGAACTTTTATCGTAGGCTTTACGTTTTCCTTATTAGAAATTAAAGATGTAAAATAATATACTTGAGAAGCAAAAATAGCACTCTCTTTAGCCATTTTCTTAAGGAAAAGACGCTCCCCACCTGGGCACCATAGTTCAGCCTTTTGTCCTCCAAAATTCAAACCCTTTTTAATGTCTTTATTCCCCTTATTAAGATTATCAACCTTCCTTTTATTTGCTTTTAAAGCCTCTTCAAGAGAAGAATGAAAAGGTGGATTACACATAGTTAGATCAAACCTATCATTTTTTTCAATAATTCCTATAAATATATGATTTTTATCTTTTTGGAGTTTCAATTTTACTTTATTTTTTAAATTTTCATTTGAATCTATTATCTTTTGTGCATTTTCAATAGATTTTGGATCTATATCTGAAGCAGTATAATTCCATCCATAAGTTTGACTTCCTATAATAGGGTATATACAATTTGCACCAGTTCCTATATCTAATACGTTAATAGCCTTCTTCTTCGATAGCAGGTCTGCTATATAATGTATATAGTCGGCTCTTCCTGGTATAGGTGGACATAAAAATCCTGCTGGAATATCCCAATTATCAATATTATAGTATGTTTTTATTAACGCCTTATTTAAACATATAACAGCTTGATTGTCACTAAAATCAATAGTTTCTTCTCCAACCGGACTTTTTGTAATAAATGACTTTAGTTCTGGTAGATTACTAACTAAAGTTTCAAAATTATATCTTCCTTTATGAGGGTTATTTGGATGTAACTCCCCTTTTTTAACTTCTTTTTTCAACAGAAACACTCCTTGTATCTTATATATTAATTTTATCGTTATATTTTATCATTAAATCCATTCCCACACAATAATAAAAATATTTGTAAAAAAATTTTAAATATTTTAACAATTACTATTGAGTAGAATGATTTTATGATTTGGGATATTTTTATAGACTAAAGTTTGAATTTATTATAATACCTTCTGTATTTTTTCTACAAAGAATGGTATAATATCTTCTACAAAGAAAGAGGAGATGTAATAAATGGAAATAATTATAAAAGAATTAAATAATGAATTATCTTATCAAGTTAGATTAGATGCTATAAATAAAATCAAAGACTACGATTTGAATGATGAAAAGTATGAGGATCTAAAAGAGATAATAATAAAATTAGCTTTAAGTGATAGAGTATTTGCTGTAAAACAAGCTGCTTTTTTACTTTGTCAAAAAAATAAACTTAAAAAAAATAATGAGGTTATTAATTTAGGAAAAAAAAATACAGGGTATTCTCCAAATGACATCAGAAAAATGTTTTTAAAAATCAAAAGAGAAACAAAGATGGAAGCTTTAGATTTAGATCTTTTTAAAGAATGTTTCCAAACTCTTTCTCCTAAGATGTATGATGTTATGTCGTATGAGCATATGTACTTTGATAATTGGATAAGAGGTATCTATAAATACTTATCTAAGTAAAAAGTCTCTAAAAATATTGCAACTCATTTCTTTGCAAAACTAAATTCCAAAAAAATGATTAAAAATATATGTGTAGAAGGTAAATTCCTTCTACATTTTTTTCATAAAAACTAGAACTTATAGGAAACTAAGGGAGAAAAATGAGAGATAAAAATTACAATATAATTTTAGAATATATAAAAGAAAAAATTGAAAATAATACTCTAAAGCCTGGAGAAAAAGTTGAAACAGAAAGAGAATTAGCTGAAAAATTAAATCTTAGCAGAACTACAGTAAGAGAAGCTTTAAAAGTTTTAACTGCTATGGGAATAACAAATTGTATTCAAGGAAGCGGGTACTATTTAAAGGATGATTTCAGGGATTCTCTTTTTGAAAACTTTAATCTTTTTTTTCTTTTAACAGGTCAAAATGTATCTGATTTAATAGACTTTAGAGAAGGAATAGAGATTAAAGCTTTTGAATTGGCTCTAATTAATATGAAGGATGAAGATTTAAAAAAAATAAATGCAATATTTAAGGAGCTAAAAAATGCAGCTTCAGAAGAAGAAAGTTCTCTCATAGATGCAGAATTTCATAGAGCTATTGTAGAAGCTAGTCATAATATTTTTTTTATAAGCTTGTATAATTCATCTAGACTAACTTTAGAAAAGTTTATTAAAAATATGAGAATAAGTATTTTAAAAAATTCAAACAATAAAGATATACTTTTAAAACATCATAAAATAATCTATCAAGCTTTAACTGAAAAAAATCTTGATTTAGGAAGAACAATTATAAAAGAACATTTTTTATTGATGAAAAAAAATATTTTTTAATATTTTAAATCTCTCTTGAAAAGCACATATTGAAAAGATATGTGCTTTTTATTTTGAATTTATATTCGAAATAAATTTGACAATGTTTTTTCTATGAAGTATACTCCTATCACTAATGAATTGGTTAGACCAATATTATAAAGGAGGCTGTATGAATATTATTGTTTGTATTAAACAAGTTCCAGGAAGTACCAATGTTAATGTTGATCCAATTACAGGAGTTTTGATTAGAGATGGAGTAGATTCTAAAATAAATCCTTATGATCTTTATGCCTTAGAAACAGCTTTAAAATTAAAAGAAGACACCCAAGGGAAAATAACAGCTTTAACTATGGGTCCACCTATGGCAAAAGATATTATAAAAGAAGCTTATATGATGGGAGTTGATGAAGGTTTTATTTTATCTGATAGAAAATTTGCAGGAGCAGATGTCTTAGCTACCTCTTATGCTATTTCTCAAGGAGTCAGAACAGTTAAAGATTATGATTTAATTATTTGTGGAAAGCAAACAACAGATGGAGATACAGCTCAAGTAGGACCAGAATTAGCTGAATTTTTAAATATACCACATGTTGCAAATGTTAGAAAAATTATAGAGATTAAAGATGATTCAATATTAGTAGAAATGGATATGGATCATACTATTGAGATTCAAGAAGTCAAATTTCCATGTTTAATTACAGTTGAAAAAGGAATTTATACTCCAAGATTACCCTCTTATAAGAAAAAACTAGAAACCTTAAATAAAGATATTCCTATTTTCAATTTAAATCATATGGAGGATAAAAGAGAGGAATATTATGGCTTAAAAGGATCTCCTACCCAAGTTGAAAGAATATTTCCACCTGAAAAAAATAGTTCTAAAATTCTTTGGAACGGTAATAGCGATGAGCTAGTTGAAAAGCTTTCAGATAAATTAAGAGAATTAAAATTTGTTTAGGAGGAGATTAAATGGGAAGACTAATAATTCATCAATCTATGATTCAAGAAAATATTATTGAAAATTTAATAAATATATGTCCATTTAAAG harbors:
- a CDS encoding NADH:flavin oxidoreductase gives rise to the protein MKSIFDKTKVGTLEMKNRIIRGALWEDLADEKGHLTPELSAIYEELAQGGAGTLITGYAFVTKDEQPNPGMMGIYDDSFIEEYKKFTDKIHEYGANIIMQIVYGGFMTTFNVGERTIWGPSTIQNENTGTWAKEITKDEIKYLVKSYADAALRIQKSGFDGVEIHGGHGYLLSQFLSPYYNKREDEYGGSIENRGRIIFEIFTAMRQAVGKDFPIWIKLNSADYVKEGGLTEEDSMYVARKLSELGIDAIEVTGGNESIKEVSENNLGAARTKVIVSKSNESYFKDYAKKLAEMIDIPVILIGGNRHIDVMEEILNSSKIEYFSMSRPLTCEPNLVNIWMSGDLKKPKCVSCNKCYFTPGKRCIFNLKK
- a CDS encoding nitroreductase family protein; amino-acid sequence: MNSIFYRRSIRNFIDKDVECEKIERILRAAMQAPSAHNFKPWEFIVIESEEKKTAISKLSPHATPAAKSKVSIVVLGNTKLIEKDDMWLQQDLGAAIQNMLLQIVEEGLGGVWLGFYPEMERVDKMKKYFNLPEYIIPFGVVSFGYSDEENKFIDKYDETKVNFENYSRESE
- a CDS encoding HEAT repeat domain-containing protein, translating into MEIIIKELNNELSYQVRLDAINKIKDYDLNDEKYEDLKEIIIKLALSDRVFAVKQAAFLLCQKNKLKKNNEVINLGKKNTGYSPNDIRKMFLKIKRETKMEALDLDLFKECFQTLSPKMYDVMSYEHMYFDNWIRGIYKYLSK
- the rlmF gene encoding 23S rRNA (adenine(1618)-N(6))-methyltransferase RlmF, which gives rise to MKKEVKKGELHPNNPHKGRYNFETLVSNLPELKSFITKSPVGEETIDFSDNQAVICLNKALIKTYYNIDNWDIPAGFLCPPIPGRADYIHYIADLLSKKKAINVLDIGTGANCIYPIIGSQTYGWNYTASDIDPKSIENAQKIIDSNENLKNKVKLKLQKDKNHIFIGIIEKNDRFDLTMCNPPFHSSLEEALKANKRKVDNLNKGNKDIKKGLNFGGQKAELWCPGGERLFLKKMAKESAIFASQVYYFTSLISNKENVKPTIKVLEKLGAKCQVLEMSQGQKISRVLAWTFKKI
- a CDS encoding electron transfer flavoprotein subunit beta/FixA family protein, whose protein sequence is MNIIVCIKQVPGSTNVNVDPITGVLIRDGVDSKINPYDLYALETALKLKEDTQGKITALTMGPPMAKDIIKEAYMMGVDEGFILSDRKFAGADVLATSYAISQGVRTVKDYDLIICGKQTTDGDTAQVGPELAEFLNIPHVANVRKIIEIKDDSILVEMDMDHTIEIQEVKFPCLITVEKGIYTPRLPSYKKKLETLNKDIPIFNLNHMEDKREEYYGLKGSPTQVERIFPPEKNSSKILWNGNSDELVEKLSDKLRELKFV
- a CDS encoding FadR/GntR family transcriptional regulator; this translates as MRDKNYNIILEYIKEKIENNTLKPGEKVETERELAEKLNLSRTTVREALKVLTAMGITNCIQGSGYYLKDDFRDSLFENFNLFFLLTGQNVSDLIDFREGIEIKAFELALINMKDEDLKKINAIFKELKNAASEEESSLIDAEFHRAIVEASHNIFFISLYNSSRLTLEKFIKNMRISILKNSNNKDILLKHHKIIYQALTEKNLDLGRTIIKEHFLLMKKNIF
- a CDS encoding MarR family winged helix-turn-helix transcriptional regulator — encoded protein: MKNNEGSILLISAINKEINFLFDNFLSELEITKTESMYLKLISNNPGITQYEIAKSRKIEKSLVTKYITNLEDKGLIEKKLLDKRKKGLYLIEDGKKAIKFIDDFLPDLQEKFKDIFTDEESQFFNTLLKKLKFRLEEVNERNL